The following proteins come from a genomic window of Metarhizium brunneum chromosome 2, complete sequence:
- the swf-1 gene encoding Palmitoyltransferase SWF1: protein MVSLKWAVTFILAVSFAVFVTFFGRLPVFRRTPIGFLHRLIWIHVPNMLLSIDNRLTSGRITRSLSRFGHFIMHERHPAVVIFFLILMVGGEYLYLPPIWHRLAPFTKLTVTVTVFLPYLFLYLSCAADPGYITKENHAYHMSLYPYDHALFHPGVECKTCGFVKPPRSKHCSLCKRCIAKADHHCIFINSCVGYGNHQWFILLLLSTAILCTYGGLLGGSLLSSSIKQHFVDWSPWSPLKQGWGMYVVIWGWGIQTNIGLGVITLLSGLTAPLVWGLLLYTMYLVYCGTTTNESFKWSVYKDDMEDGYAFRRPMPSNRERDLVKEPICRRWPVEPEMVLAATDDGKPPPAQMALAGEGEWERVWNLKDVENLYDLGLWDNLGDIFVADCAFGARVEDPPAERGLRTKRTKSK from the exons ATGGTCTCTCTAAAATGGGCCGTGACATTCATTTTGGCCGTGAGCTTCGCAGTCTTCGTAACCTTTTTTGGAAGATTACCTGTTTTTCG ACGAACGCCCATTGGCTTCTTACACCGTCTGATATGGATTCATGTCCCCAACATGTTACTGTCTATAGACAATAGACTTACCTCGGGAAGGATCACAAGGTCCTTATCCAGATTTGGGCACTTTATCATGCATGAACGGCATCCGGCCGTAGTT ATattcttcctcatcctcatgGTAGGCGGGGAATACCTTTACCTACCGCCCATATGGCACCGTTTAGCCCCCTTCACCAAGCTCACAgtcaccgtcaccgtcttCCTCCCTTATTTGTTCCTCTATCTGTCTTGTGCCGCTGACCCCGGCTACATCACCAAAGAAAACCACGCCTACCACATGTCGCTCTATCCATATGACCACGCGCTTTTCCACCCCGGCGTGGAATGCAAAACCTGCGGATTCGTCAAACCGCCACGCTCAAAGCACTGCAGCCTGTGCAAGCGGTGCATAGCAAAGGCCGACCATCACTGTATATTCATCAACTCGTGCGTGGGATACGGAAACCACCAGTGGTTCATActgctcctcctctcaaCCGCTATTTTGTGCACATACGGTGGCCTTCTCGGCGGTTCGCTGCTCTCCTCGTCGATTAAACAACACTTTGTCGACTGGTCGCCTTGGTCGCCGTTGAAACAGGGATGGGGCATGTACGTTGTCATCTGGGGCTGGGGCATTCAAACAAATATCGGCCTGGGCGTCATAACTCTCCTGTCTGGTTTGACGGCCCCCTTAGTTTGGGGTCTTTTGTTATATACAATGTATCTCGTGTACTGCGGCACAACGACAAACGAATCATTTAAGTGGTCCGTGTACAAGGATGATATGGAAGACGGCTATGCTTTTCGTCGACCCATGCCCTCGAACCGAGAGAGGGATCTCGTCAAAGAGCCTATTTGCCGTAGGTGGCCGGTTGAGCCGGAGATGGTTCTGGCAGCGACGGATGACGGGAAACCTCCGCCAGCGCAGATGGCGCTAGCCGGTGAGGGCGAGTGGGAGCGGGTGTGGAATTTGAAGGACGTGGAAAATCTTTATGATTTAGGGCTCTGGGATAATTTGGGAGATATTTTTGTGGCAGACTGTGCATTTGGAGCGAGAGTAGAAGACCCTCCTGCCGAACGGGGCCTGCGGACAAAACGTACCAAGAGTAAATAG
- the SRPK_1 gene encoding Serine/threonine-protein kinase SRPK, giving the protein MLRADCYGRTHDIFETEILSKICEVSRQSSHEGRAHVSHLLSKSKHKGPNGEHVCLMFDVLGNHLGFQTLLLGLDFLHRECGIIHTDLKPTNILLELESPNNAIAKYLSVVPPRMADPQRGAPLREVITTLPISEIKHPHVRIIDFGVASWRENHLSDLIQSPALRAPEVTIGAPWDTGVDIWSLGCLIVEFIQGIVLFSGEGSILRIPNMKSTSLERLLNGTSKPFLKPEDMLDHEVDILIDFIKGMLTIDPGSRKSAAELLQHEWIHSR; this is encoded by the exons ATGTTGAGAGCTGACTGTTATGGTCGCACCCATGATATTTTCGAGACGGAGATTCTCTCCAAAATCTGTGAAGTGTCTAGGCAGAGTTCTCATGAAGGCCGCGCTCATGTGTCGCATCTCCTCAGCAAGTCCAAGCATAAGGGCCCCAACGGCGAACATGTTTGCCTCATGTTCGACGTACTAGGAAACCATCTGGGTTTCCAAACG CTACTGCTAGGACTTGATTTCCTTCACAGAGAGTGTGGTATTATTCATACTG ATCTAAAACCAACAAATATACTCTTAGAGTTGGAAAGCCCGAACAATGCTATTGCCAAATATCTATCGGTAGTTCCCCCGCGGATGGCCGATCCCCAACGTGGTGCTCCGCTTCGTGAGGTTATCACGACACTGCCAATTTCTGAAATAAAGCATCCTCATGTCAGAATTATTGATTTTGGCGTCG CGTCTTGGAGAGAAAATCATCTGTCAGACCTGATCCAGTCACCGGCTTTAAGAGCACCAGAAGTAACTATCGGCGCCCCCTGGGATACCGGTGTTGACATATGGAGTCTCGGATGTCTT ATTGTGGAGTTTATCCAAGGAATAGTTCTCTTCTCCGGTGAAG GAAGTATTCTACGCATCCCGAATATGAAATCTACGAGCCTTGAACGCTTGCTAAACGGCACATCAAAGCCGTTTCTAAAGCCCGAGGATATGCTCGATCATGAAGTCGATATACTTATTGACTTCATTAAGGGCATGCTAACAATCGATCCAGGGTCTCGAAAGTCTGCGGCAGAACTACTGCAACATGAGTGGATTCATTCCCGATGA
- the TBB gene encoding Tubulin beta chain, with product MREIVHLQTGQCGNQIGAAFWQTISGEHGLDSNGVYNGTSELQLERMSVYFNEASGNKYVPRAVLVDLEPGTMDAVRAGPFGQLFRPDNFVFGQSGAGNNWAKGHYTEGAELVDNVLDVVRREAEGCDCLQGFQITHSLGGGTGAGMGTLLISKIREEFPDRMMATFSVVPSPKVSDTVVEPYNATLSVHQLVENSDETFCIDNEALYDICMRTLKLSNPSYGDLNYLVSAVMSGVTTCLRFPGQLNSDLRKLAVNMVPFPRLHFFMVGFAPLTSRGAHSFRAVSVPELTQQMFDPKNMMAASDFRNGRYLTCSAIFRGKVAMKEVEDQMRNVQNKNSSYFVEWIPNNIQTALCAIPPRGLKMSSTFIGNSTSIQELFKRVGEQFTAMFRRKAFLHWYTGEGMDEMEFTEAESNMNDLVSEYQQYQDAGVDEEEEEYDEEAPVEEPLE from the exons ATGCGTGAGATT GTTCACCTTCAGACCGGTCAGTGC GGTAACCAAATTGGTGCTGCTTTCTGGCAGACCATCTCTGGCGAACATGGCCTCGACAGCAATGGTGTCTACAACGGTACCTCTGAGCTCCAGCTCGAGCGTATGAGCGTCTACTTCAATGAG GCCTCCGGTAACAAGTATGTTCCTCgcgccgtccttgtcgatCTTGAACCTGGCACCATGGATGCCGTCCGTGCCGGTCCTTTCGGTCAGCTTTTCCGTCCCGACAACTTCGTCTTTGGTcagtctggtgctggcaaCAACTGGGCCAAGGGTCACTACACTGAAGGTGCTGAGCttgtcgacaatgtcctTGATGTTGTCCGTCGCGAGGCGGAAGGTTGTGACTGCCTCCAGGGCTTCCAGATCACCCACTCTCTCGGTGGTGGTACCGGTGCTGGTATGGGTACTCTGTTGATCTCCAAGATCCGTGAAGAGTTTCCCGACCGAATGATGGCCACTTTCTCCGTCGTTCCCTCTCCCAAGGTTTCCGACACCGTTGTCGAGCCCTACAACGCAACCCTCTCCGTCCATCAGCTCGTTGAGAACTCTGACGAGACTTTCTGCATCGACAACGAGGCTCTGTACGACATCTGCATGCGCACTCTCAAGCTGTCTAACCCTTCGTACGGTGACCTGAACTATCTCGTCTCTGCCGTCATGTCTGGCGTCACCACATGCTTGCGTTTCCCCGGTCAGTTGAACTCTGATCTGCGTAAGCTGGCTGTCAACATGGTCCCCTTCCCTCGTCTGCACTTCTTCATGGTCGGCTTCGCCCCCCTGACCAGCCGTGGTGCTCACTCTTTCCGCGCTGTCAGCGTACCTGAGCTCACCCAGCAGATGTTCGACCCTAAGAACATGATGGCCGCTTCTGACTTCCGAAACGGCCGCTACCTGACCTGCTCTGCCATCTT CCGTGGCAAGGTCGCTATGAAGGAGGTTGAGGATCAGATGCGTAACGTGCAGAACAAGAACTCCAGCTACTTCGTCGAATGGATCCCCAACAATATCCAGACCGCTCTCTGCGCCATCCCCCCCCGTGGCCTCAAGATGTCTTCTACCTTTATTGGTAACTCCACCTCCATCCAGGAGCTTTTCAAGCGTGTTGGTGAGCAGTTCACTGCCATGTTCCGTCGCAAAGCTTTCTTGCATTGGTACACTGGTGAGGGTATGGACGAGATGGAGTTCACCGAGGCTGAGTCCAATATGAACGATCTTGTCTCTGAATACCAGCAATACCAGGAtgctggtgttgatgaggaggaagaggagtaCGATGAAGAAGCTCCTGTTGAAGAGCCTTTGGAGTAA
- the MET22 gene encoding 3'(2'),5'-bisphosphate nucleotidase, whose protein sequence is MQPSLQPRPKTATSSPHRIPTPSHTLILSAFAVLFLALALLIPHSLTNSAVPRLRQLSSHLLRRIHLPTATMVTAPSYSHELEVAQLAVQRATILTKRVFHEKAKGTVDKNDKSPVTIGDFGAQALIIAALKHNFPGDAIVAEEEAAQLKEDANLRQTIWDLVKDTKLDDEKAEQTLGGAIKSVDSMLELIDLGNSPGGSKGRIWTIDPIDGTKGFLRGGQYAVCLGLMVDGEVRVGVLGCPNLPVDDSARLTTDIGSNATDEGRGVIFSAVEYKGASSRPLTTGSLSPDSRHIGMRPIEDLAKATFCESVEAGHSSHDDQAIISQKLGITEPSVRMDSQAKYGSIARGAGDIYLRLPVKASYQEKIWDHAAGDLIVRESGGQVTDIYGKRLDFSVGRTLANNKGVVAAPLGVHDRVLRVVQEVLKIGQ, encoded by the coding sequence ATGCAACCCAGCCTTCAACCTCGTCCGAAAACAGCAACGTCTTCACCCCACCGTATTCCTACACCATCTCATACCCTCATCCTCTCGGCCTTCGCCGTCCTGTTCCTCGCGCTGGCGCTCCTCATCCCTCACAGTCTCACAAACTCTGCCGTCCCCCGCCTCCGCCAGCTCTCCAGTCATCTCCTCCGTCGAATCCACCTCCCAACTGCCACAATGGTGACCGCCCCGTCCTACAGTCACGAGCTCGAAGTCGCGCAGCTCGCCGTCCAGCGAGCCACCATCCTCACCAAGCGTGTCTTCCacgaaaaggccaagggcacCGTCGACAAGAACGACAAGTCTCCCGTGACTATTGGCGACTTCGGCGCCCAGGCACTCATTATTGCTGCCCTGAAGCACAACTTCCCTGGCGATGCCAtcgttgccgaggaggaggccgcACAGCTGAAAGAGGATGCCAACCTGCGTCAGACAATTTGGGATCTAGTCAAGGATACCAAGTTGGACGATGAAAAGGCTGAGCAGACGCTCGGTGGAGCTATCAAGAGCGTCGATTCTATGCTGGAACTAATTGATCTTGGAAACAGCCCGGGTGGTTCCAAGGGCCGTATCTGGACCATTGACCCTATTGATGGGACCAAGGGGTTTTTACGAGGTGGTCAGTATGCTGTGTGCTTGGGATTGATGGTCGACGGGGAAGTTAGAGTCGGAGTACTCGGTTGCCCCAACTTGCCTGTGGACGATTCGGCTCGTTTGACAACAGACATTGGATCCAACGCCACCGATGAAGGACGAGGGGTCATCTTCTCCGCGGTCGAGTACAAGGGGGCCAGTAGCCGACCCTTAACGACTGGCAGTCTCTCCCCGGACAGCAGACACATTGGCATGCGTCCCATCGAGGACCTCGCAAAGGCCACCTTTTGCGAATCCGTCGAGGCGGGACACTCCTCGCACGATGATCAGGCCATCATCTCGCAGAAGTTGGGCATCACAGAGCCGTCGGTCAGAATGGACAGCCAAGCTAAATACGGCTCCATTGCCCGTGGTGCGGGGGATATTTATCTCCGTCTGCCAGTGAAGGCTAGCTACCAAGAGAAGATCTGGGACCACGCCGCTGGTGACTTGATTGTGAGGGAGTCAGGTGGCCAAGTTACGGATATTTACGGAAAGAGATTGGATTTCAGTGTAGGTCGGACGTTGGCGAACAACAAGGGTGTTGTGGCCGCTCCCTTGGGCGTTCATGACCGAGTGTTGAGGGTTGTGCAGGAGGTATTGAAGATTGGGCAATAG
- the MRPL6 gene encoding mitochondrial 54S ribosomal protein uL6m, protein MASRFVPAKGKALGHALRMNPQVALLGFLLPAWQTSAQRHFSTTTKRPSKLGRTPISIPPGVELSMSDLKTSKVATSYKPTVKKTIIVKGPLGSLELDVPEFVTLQQDLENKTVLLGVEDANVKHQNEMWGTSWSYLTNYVMGVSEGHTAILRLVGVGYRASVERRGAKEQYPGQKFLCLKLGFTHPVEEGIPQGVTVTTPSPTRILLEGTDREVIMSFAGRVRQWRPPEPYKGKGVFINDQTIKLKQKKIK, encoded by the exons ATGGCCTCAAGGTTTGTCCCTGCCAAGGGAAAGGCATTGGGCCATGCGCTGCGCATGAATCCGCAGGTAGCGCTGCTGGGATTCCTGTTGCCAGCGTGGCAAACGTCTGCGCAACGGCACttctcgacgacgacaaaacGACCCTCGAAGCTTGGGCGAACGCCGATTTCTATCCCTCCCGGTGTGGAGCTATCCATGAGCGATTTGAAGACATCCAAAGTTGCGACCTCATACAAGCCTACCGTTAAGAAGACAATTATAGTAAAGGGACCGTTGG GATCGCTGGAGCTTGATGTTCCTGAATTTGTGACTTTGCAGCAGGATTTGGAGAACAAGACGGTCTTGCTGGGCGTTGAGGATGCAAACGTCAAGCATCAAAATGAGATGTGGG GCACGTCGTGGTCCTACCTGACCAACTATGTAATGGGGGTGTCCGAGGGCCACACGGCCATCCTGCGCCTGGTGGGCGTGGGCTACCGAGCGAGCGTCGAGCGCCGCGGCGCCAAGGAGCAATACCCGGGCCAGAAGTTCCTCTGTCTGAAGCTGGGCTTCACGCACCCTGTCGAGGAGGGCATTCCGCAGGGCGTCACGGTGAcgacgccctcgccgacgagAATCCTGCTGGAGGGTACGGATCGCGAGGTCATCATGTCGTTTGCGGGGAGGGTGAGGCAGTGGCGGCCGCCGGAGCCGTACAAGGGCAAGGGGGTGTTTATCAACGACCAGACTATCAAgttgaagcagaagaagatcaAGTAA